In Lytechinus variegatus isolate NC3 chromosome 18, Lvar_3.0, whole genome shotgun sequence, a single genomic region encodes these proteins:
- the LOC121432257 gene encoding uncharacterized protein LOC121432257: MASFNQPTTQPNNPVSGRSRMATSSPRKVLFRSPVSVEDIRSTDVQMDRLEVEQLTETCLKKVQGEVIEQRLNDLRKKLTWLSETDWKYRRPEELIGLEK, from the exons ATGGCTTCTTTCAATCAACCGACAACTCAGCCAAATAACCCTGTATCAGGAAGAAGCAGGATGGCGACTTCAAGCCCAAGAAAAGTACTTTTTCGTTCACCAGTTTCTGTAGAGGATATACGGTCTACTG ATGTGCAGATGGATAGGCTGGAAGTTGAACAACTGACAGAGACCTGTCTGAAAAAGGTCCAGGGAg AGGTTATTGAGCAGAGACTGAACGACCTTCGGAAGAAGCTGACTTGGCTGTCTGAGACTGACTGGAAGTACAGGAGACCGGAGGAATTGATTGGCCTGGAGAAATGA